A region from the uncultured Macellibacteroides sp. genome encodes:
- a CDS encoding ABC transporter ATP-binding protein — translation MIHLDGINKTYYNGAPLHVLKGIDLNIEKGEMVSIMGASGSGKSTLLNILGILDTYDTGTYMLNNQLIQNLNETRAAELRNQMIGFIFQSFNLISFKNAMENVALPLYYQGMKRKKRNELAMEYLDMVGLREWADHMPNELSGGQKQRVAIARALIAKPQIILADEPTGALDSHTTLEVMDLLRNVNQEGMTMIIVTHEQSVADVTKKIIRLCDGQIESIEKGNGHV, via the coding sequence ATGATTCATCTTGACGGAATAAACAAAACGTATTACAACGGTGCTCCTCTGCACGTATTGAAAGGTATAGATCTGAATATAGAGAAAGGTGAGATGGTTTCCATCATGGGAGCTTCAGGTTCAGGGAAGTCCACATTACTAAATATTCTTGGCATTTTAGACACCTACGATACGGGTACCTATATGCTCAACAATCAGCTGATCCAAAATCTGAATGAAACCCGTGCGGCTGAATTAAGGAACCAAATGATAGGCTTCATTTTCCAATCATTTAATCTTATTTCATTCAAAAACGCGATGGAAAATGTAGCCCTCCCATTGTACTATCAGGGAATGAAAAGAAAGAAGAGAAATGAATTAGCCATGGAATACCTGGATATGGTAGGTTTACGGGAATGGGCCGACCATATGCCTAACGAATTGTCGGGAGGGCAAAAGCAACGTGTAGCCATTGCCCGTGCACTAATTGCCAAACCGCAAATAATTTTGGCAGATGAACCTACCGGAGCACTAGACAGCCATACTACACTTGAAGTTATGGATCTGCTGCGGAATGTTAACCAGGAAGGAATGACGATGATTATAGTTACACATGAGCAATCTGTTGCAGATGTAACAAAGAAGATCATTCGTCTGTGCGACGGACAAATAGAATCTATCGAAAA
- a CDS encoding ROK family protein — protein sequence MEKPYVVGIDIGGTNSVFGVVDARGTILYSGSIKTGKFADVNDYIAELAKGLEMVIAQAGGPDKIKGVGVGAPNGNYFNGCIEFAPNLPWKGKIPLAQLISEKLGGIPVALTNDANAAAIGEMTYGVARGMKDFIVITLGTGVGSGIVINGNLVYGHDGFAGELGHVIMRRNNGRMCGCGRQGCLEAYTSATGVARTAREYLEIRKDESVLRELDPDELTSKDVYDAAMKNDPLAIEIFEATGSMLGEAFADFVAFSSPEAIILFGGLTKAGDLIMNPIKRSMDKNMLKVFEGKTKLLFSQLKESDAAVLGASALGWEVKEY from the coding sequence ATGGAAAAACCTTATGTGGTAGGTATCGATATTGGCGGTACTAATTCTGTGTTTGGCGTTGTGGATGCTAGAGGTACTATATTGTACAGTGGATCAATTAAGACTGGTAAATTTGCTGATGTAAATGATTACATTGCTGAGTTGGCTAAAGGGCTTGAAATGGTTATTGCTCAGGCAGGTGGTCCCGATAAAATCAAAGGTGTTGGCGTAGGAGCTCCTAACGGAAACTACTTCAATGGCTGTATTGAATTCGCACCTAACCTTCCCTGGAAGGGCAAAATTCCTTTGGCTCAGCTAATCAGTGAAAAGCTAGGCGGTATTCCTGTTGCGCTTACTAACGATGCAAATGCGGCAGCTATTGGAGAAATGACTTACGGTGTTGCCCGTGGAATGAAAGATTTTATTGTTATCACACTTGGAACAGGTGTTGGCAGCGGAATCGTTATTAACGGTAACCTTGTATATGGACATGATGGTTTTGCAGGCGAATTAGGACACGTGATTATGCGTCGTAATAATGGTCGTATGTGTGGTTGTGGCAGACAAGGTTGTCTGGAAGCTTATACTTCAGCGACTGGTGTTGCCCGTACAGCACGCGAATACCTTGAGATTCGTAAGGACGAAAGCGTGTTGCGCGAACTTGATCCGGACGAGCTTACTTCAAAGGATGTTTATGATGCAGCCATGAAGAATGATCCTCTTGCAATTGAAATTTTTGAAGCTACCGGATCTATGTTAGGTGAAGCGTTTGCAGATTTCGTTGCATTCTCTAGTCCTGAAGCAATTATTCTTTTTGGTGGTCTTACAAAGGCTGGCGATTTGATTATGAACCCTATTAAGCGTTCAATGGATAAAAATATGCTTAAAGTGTTTGAAGGAAAAACAAAACTTTTGTTCTCTCAATTAAAAGAAAGCGATGCTGCCGTTCTTGGTGCAAGTGCTTTGGGTTGGGAAGTGAAAGAATATTGA